One stretch of Balneola sp. MJW-20 DNA includes these proteins:
- a CDS encoding alanine/glycine:cation symporter family protein, with protein MEVFESVVNFLNNLIWSQPTYFPFMVAVLLSFGIFITLRLGFVQVRRFSHGIKTVMGKYDDPDDTGDVNHFQALTTALSATVGIGNIAGVAIAIHYGGPGALFWMWVTAFFGMAIKYTECTLAVKYRTINADGSVSGGPMYYIEKGLGENWKWLAVFFASMAVICSFLTGNAVQANTVADTMYTTFLIPGWITGLVTASLVGVVIIGGIKRIGQVTARLMPLMAIIYVLGALTILLLNAEDVIPAFKTILVTAFTPEAGLFGVVTGGFLTTLVWGIKRGLFSNEAGQGSAPIAHGAAKTDEPVREGVVALLEPFIDTILVCTMTGLVIVSTNVWQERHDIEFDPITVENTYNFNEEGEQVLIVENGVPVNGEVIRNDATTGAFYTNEGMSEEFSGSIDISGGTAVVLDTDGNTVETLYTSTAENGAPLTSLAFEKGLSSLFPGGQMIVTICVLLFGISTAISWSYYGDRSIQYLAGDKSIIYYKFVYIVMHFVGAVLALETVWAIGDIALGLMTFPNIIALFALSGVVATASKTYFTKMQEEEGT; from the coding sequence ATGGAAGTTTTTGAAAGTGTAGTCAATTTTCTGAATAACCTGATTTGGAGTCAACCAACCTATTTCCCATTCATGGTTGCTGTCCTTCTTAGTTTCGGGATCTTCATCACACTAAGATTAGGTTTTGTTCAGGTACGACGATTTTCTCATGGTATTAAAACGGTAATGGGAAAGTATGATGACCCGGACGACACCGGTGACGTAAATCACTTTCAGGCTCTTACCACTGCTCTTTCAGCAACTGTTGGTATTGGTAACATCGCAGGTGTGGCCATTGCTATTCATTACGGTGGCCCCGGTGCCCTTTTCTGGATGTGGGTGACTGCCTTTTTTGGTATGGCTATTAAATATACCGAATGTACCCTGGCTGTAAAGTACCGTACTATCAATGCGGACGGATCTGTATCAGGCGGACCGATGTACTATATTGAAAAAGGTCTTGGAGAGAACTGGAAATGGCTGGCCGTATTCTTTGCTTCCATGGCGGTGATATGTTCATTTCTTACCGGTAACGCGGTACAGGCAAATACGGTAGCAGATACCATGTACACTACATTCTTAATTCCAGGCTGGATAACCGGACTGGTCACTGCCTCATTAGTCGGAGTTGTGATCATTGGTGGTATCAAAAGAATCGGACAGGTAACAGCCCGACTGATGCCTCTGATGGCGATCATTTATGTATTGGGTGCATTGACCATTCTTTTACTGAATGCTGAAGATGTAATTCCGGCCTTCAAAACGATCCTGGTAACGGCCTTTACCCCGGAAGCCGGATTATTCGGAGTGGTTACCGGTGGATTCCTGACTACGCTGGTATGGGGTATTAAACGAGGACTCTTCTCCAATGAAGCCGGCCAGGGTTCAGCACCTATAGCACACGGTGCAGCAAAGACGGACGAACCGGTACGGGAAGGAGTAGTTGCACTGCTGGAGCCGTTCATTGATACTATTCTGGTATGTACTATGACAGGTCTGGTAATTGTTAGTACCAATGTATGGCAGGAAAGACATGATATTGAATTCGACCCTATTACTGTGGAAAACACCTACAATTTCAATGAGGAAGGTGAACAGGTTCTGATCGTTGAGAACGGAGTACCCGTAAATGGTGAAGTGATCAGAAATGATGCTACTACCGGTGCTTTTTACACTAATGAAGGAATGTCGGAAGAATTCAGCGGGTCCATTGATATCTCAGGAGGAACTGCTGTAGTCCTGGATACGGATGGAAATACTGTGGAAACATTATATACAAGTACGGCTGAGAACGGAGCTCCCCTTACCTCTCTCGCCTTCGAAAAAGGTCTGTCCAGTTTATTCCCGGGTGGACAAATGATCGTTACAATTTGTGTACTCTTATTCGGTATTTCTACTGCAATAAGCTGGTCCTACTATGGTGACCGTTCCATTCAGTACCTGGCCGGTGATAAGTCCATCATTTACTATAAGTTCGTATATATAGTCATGCACTTTGTGGGTGCCGTATTAGCACTGGAAACAGTTTGGGCTATTGGTGATATTGCTTTAGGTCTGATGACCTTTCCGAATATCATAGCCTTGTTTGCATTATCAGGCGTTGTTGCCACCGCAAGCAAGACCTATTTCACCAAAATGCAAGAAGAAGAAGGCACGTAG